Within the Epinephelus lanceolatus isolate andai-2023 chromosome 22, ASM4190304v1, whole genome shotgun sequence genome, the region GACCAAAGTTTTATATTGACTTAAACCGTTTAAATCTGTCTGTATCACTATGATGTAATTTAGGTTTGTACATTGTTCAGTTTAACATTAATGCACACTTTGCCAGCTAATACCAGAATGTATCCTGCAAAAAGTCCAAATCTGTCACAAGGTGGAAGCACCGACAACGACTTTGGAAATTCTGTTTTAACATAAACATCATATTTATCCAgttctgatttttttccctgGTTTCAGATGCAGTTCTTCTGCGCATCACTCCAGACAGACTGCAGCACTTTAAATTTGACGCTGTGTCTTTTGACTGTGAGGGCTCTGATGGCTCGATTCGATTGAGAATGATCACAAATACTGTGGAGTATGGTGCGGATTGTAAAGTTGAGAGGACGCCAACAGGATCCTCCTGCACCATTCAGAGAGCTTCTCCAGCCGACAGTGGAGAATACTGGTGTGAGactgaaggaggagagagaagcaACAGTTTCAACATCTCTGTCACTGGTAAGGAAAAGATTTTGCGAGAAGTATTTGCTTCATAtctaaaacattattttctggaataaaatgaaatcatgttgagctcagaggagagactGATATCACCCCTAAAAGTCAGCAAACAAGTGTATTTCATCAAATTCAGATGGTTCAGTGATCCTGGAGAGTCCTGTCCTCCCTGTGGAAGAAGGCAACAACGTGACTCTGACCTGCAGGAAGAAGATGTCTTCTTTACAGCTGACAGCTGGTTTCTACAAAGATGGCCTCCTCATCAGGAGCAGCTCTACAGGAGAGATGACCATCCACAGTGTTTCCAAGTCTGATGAAGGACTCTACAAGTGTCACATCTCTGGAGCTGGAGGATCACCAGAGAGCTGGATGGCTGTCGGAGGTGAGTCACGACATAGTTAATAATGAAAGTAACTAGAATCAAATTATTTGTCTGCAGTGTTAttcattgatatttttttttatcataacatCTACTGATGGTTCTTTGCAGAGCAGAACACAAACCCAACAGATTTTTAATTTGTGCCAGAGTAAAGCTAAAGCATGGCatcacagacagcctgtaacATACTGTTAATACTGTCATGGGTCTTCTCCTCTCAGTGACTGTTTTTACTAATTTAATGGtggcgctgctgctgcttcaggtGGGGAGACGGTGTCAGGAGTCCAACCTGTCTATGTTCAtacttctagtgactgtcagactttctcacacacagaaagaggtTAAAAACCACAGAGGCACTGATGCATAACCTATTTTTAATGGGCCAGTTGTCAGAGTTCTCGCTGTACGCTGGCCTTTGTTTAGTTTTAGACTCGATAGATGCTGGTGATAATTTGAGCCTCTCAGACACAAATGAGAAAATGTGTATAGTATGTAAAAGAGGTGTGCAGGAGGCCCTGTAGGAACAGCAATGGTTAGCACATGTTAATAACTTAAAGTTAATGGAAAACCTTTGTTGTTCAGCTGGTTCAGTGATCCTGGAGAGTCCTGTCCTCCCTGTGGAAGAAGGCAACAACGTGACTCTGACCTGCAGGAAGAAGATGTCTTCTTTACACCTGACAGCTGGTTTCTACAAAGATGGCCTCCTCATCAGGAGCAGCTCTACAGGAGAGATGACCATCCACAGTGTGTCCAAGTCTGATGAAGGACTCTACAAGTGTCACATCTCTGGAGCTGGAGAATCACCAGAGAGCTGGATGGCTGTCAGAGGTGAGACATGACACtgtttaaaatgtcagtgttcAACTTGTGCTCCAGCAGCTCTCAGAGACAACCTGTTACATACTGTTAATACTGTCATGATGTTACAGCAGATATGTTCTCTTGTCTCTGCAGCTCATCACAGAGAGACTTGTCCCTGTTCAGACCTCTTCATACATGTCGTCCTCGTCTTAAGGACGGTGTTCACCATAGTGATggtgcctctgctgctgctgctggtgggacTGCTGCACTGTGGGAAACTCAGAGTTACAGTTGCACAAACATAACTGATACTCATGTATAaaggtaaaaggtcaaggtAATGAAGCAGTAAACCTCCCATCATGCTTTGGGTCTGGAAAActtggcagaaaaaaaacaatttaaaaggtGATCACTGAGattgtttaacattttatttccatcTGTTTTTACCTCCTCTGTTTAAGAAGTCATGTTTAACTGTGAGGTGTCAAACTTCTCTTCATCACATGTTGATACTTGCAGCAGCTGTGAGACTTTCTCACACAGAAAAAGGTTCAAAACCACAGACAGCCTTTTGAAAAGCTGAACGTTTGCTCAGCATATGTagttctgtgttttatttcagactCGACAGCTGCTGGTGATGATTTCAGCTTCTTAGACACAAACCACACGAGGACACATAAATATGTGTGTAGAGGAGGTggtcatctatctatctatctatctatctatctatctatctatctagtttAGTTACATATGTTTCACATGTAAAATCTGTCtcgcaagaaaaaaaacatttttcaggttaaaaattattttatatttcagctGAGATATTATCAGATCCTTCATACAGATTTAACACTTGATTTAGCACAACAAATAACAcaagaaaagaaatgtgtgtgtcgCTGAGTTGTTCGCAGACTTCTGCAGCTGCTTCTGCAGGATTACAAAAAAGACTTAATTTAAAGTGACACCAGACAAAGAAGCAAGCTGTAGCCAAAGACCTGACTCgacaaagacaaataaaaaaaatcacctgtttatttttggtaaTCTCCATTGAAGAAAGAAGTCAGTGAATGtttggttaaaaaacaaaaaagaatatGTGACattactcttttttttcccaaagtACAAATATGACTCTGTAAATACAAAATGATGTCttgaacaaacaaaataaaaacatttttgaaagttGATATTTCTTTAAGCAAATattctttaaagggccagtgtgtaatatttggcatggtttactgtcaatctgaatctgaatctgaatattctacccattaatatgtttatacaagtgtatgattgctataaaataaaattcgtttggtttttcgtagccttataattatgcttttatatatacagtacaggccaaaagtttggacacaccttctcattcaatgcgttttctttattttcatgactatttacattgtagattctcactgaaggcatcaaaactatgaatgaacacatgtggagttatgtacttaacaaaaaaaggtgaaataaccgaaaacatgttttatattctagtttcttcaaaatagccaccctttgctctgattactgctttgcacactcttggcattctctccatgagcttcaagaggtagtcacctgaaatggtttccacttcacaggtgtgccttatcagggttaattagtggaatttcttgctttatcaatggggttgggaccatcagttgtgttgtgcagaagtcatgttaatacacagccgacagccctattggacaactgttaaaattcatattatggcaagaaccaatcagctaactaaagaaaaatgagtggccatcattactttaagaaatgaaggtcagtcagtccggaaaattgtaaaaactttaaatgtgtccccaagtggagtcgcaaaaaccatcaagcgctacaacgaaactggcacacatgaggaccgacccaggaaaggaagaccaagagtcacctctgcttctgaggataagttcatccgagtcaccagcctcagaaatggcaagttaacagcagctcagatcagagaccagatgaatgccacacagagttctagcagcagacccatctctagaacaactgttaagaggagactgcgccaatcaggccttcatggtcaaatagctgctaggaaaccactgctaaggagaggcaacaagcagaagagatttgtttgggccaagaaacacaaggaatggacattagaccagtggaaatctgtgctttggtctgatgagtccaaatttgagatctttggttccaaccgccgtgtctttgtgagacgcagaaaaggtgaacggatggattccacatgcctggttcccactgtgaagcatggaggaggaggtgtgatggtgtgggggtgttttgctggtgacactgttggggatttattcaaaattgaaggcacactgaaccagcatggctaccacagcatcctgcagcgacatgccatcccatccggtttgcgtttagttggacgatcatttatttttcaacaggacaatgaccccaaacacacctccaggctgtgtaagggctatttgaccaagaaggagagtgatggagtgctgcggcagatgacctggcctccacagtcaccggacctgaacccaatccagatggtttggggtgagctggaccgcagagtgaaggcaaaggggccaacaagtgctaaacacctctgggaactccttcaagactgttggaaaaccatttcaggtgactacctcttgaagctcatggagagaatgccaagagtgtgcaaagcagtaatcagagcaaagggtggctattttgaagaaactagaatataaaacatgttttcagttatttcacctttttttgttaagtacataactccacatgtgttcattcatagttttgatgccttcagtgagaatctacaaagtaaatagtcatgaaaataaa harbors:
- the LOC117245709 gene encoding cell adhesion molecule CEACAM20-like isoform X1, with product MEVTALCIRLLMLEFTLLNTQKCDAVLLRITPDRLQHFKFDAVSFDCEGSDGSIRLRMITNTVEYGADCKVERTPTGSSCTIQRASPADSGEYWCETEGGERSNSFNISVTDGSVILESPVLPVEEGNNVTLTCRKKMSSLQLTAGFYKDGLLIRSSSTGEMTIHSVSKSDEGLYKCHISGAGGSPESWMAVGAGSVILESPVLPVEEGNNVTLTCRKKMSSLHLTAGFYKDGLLIRSSSTGEMTIHSVSKSDEGLYKCHISGAGESPESWMAVRAHHRETCPCSDLFIHVVLVLRTVFTIVMVPLLLLLVGLLHCGKLRVTVAQT
- the LOC117245709 gene encoding cell adhesion molecule CEACAM20-like isoform X2 yields the protein MEVTALCIRLYAVLLRITPDRLQHFKFDAVSFDCEGSDGSIRLRMITNTVEYGADCKVERTPTGSSCTIQRASPADSGEYWCETEGGERSNSFNISVTDGSVILESPVLPVEEGNNVTLTCRKKMSSLQLTAGFYKDGLLIRSSSTGEMTIHSVSKSDEGLYKCHISGAGGSPESWMAVGAGSVILESPVLPVEEGNNVTLTCRKKMSSLHLTAGFYKDGLLIRSSSTGEMTIHSVSKSDEGLYKCHISGAGESPESWMAVRAHHRETCPCSDLFIHVVLVLRTVFTIVMVPLLLLLVGLLHCGKLRVTVAQT